Within Bacillus sp. Marseille-Q1617, the genomic segment GTAAGATCACAGCACTGATCAGCTCGATTCCATCAGCTGTAATGGGCGGTGTCTCGATCCTCTTATTTGGAATCATCGCTTCAAGCGGACTTCGCATGCTGATCGACAACAAAGTGGATCTAGGAAATAAGCGTAATCTGGTAATCTCATCCGTTATCCTTGTAATCGGGGTCGGCGGCGCATTCGTAAAAGTGAGTGATGAGGTCTCATTATCGGGCATGGCACTGGCTGCCATTGTAGGAGTAGTGCTGAACCTGGTCTTACCTGGCAGAGAAGAAAGTGAAGGGAATAATAATCTCTTTCAAGAAGAACACTCTTCAAAAAATGAAGTTGCATAGAAACACCTTTTAAAGTTAGTCCAGAGAGTCTACAAGGGTGAAATTGAACAGGACAGGGAGCCGTCTGCTCTCATGTCTTAAGACGTATGTTCAAAGCCACCCTGTCGATCTTAGACAGGGTGGTTTTTTTAGGAGGGTTCATCGTGAAGAACTTATTGACTATGAATGAATTAACGAAAGAAGAAATCATCGATATTCTTGACCAGGCTGAACGATTCAAGGAAGGAGAGTCCTGGGACAAAGGTTCAGATAAATATGTGGCGAACCTATTCTTTGAAGCAAGTACTCGTACCAAGTGCAGTTTTGAAATGGCGGAAAGGAAGTTGGGACTCCAGGTGATTCCATTTGAAGCACATACTTCAAGTGTGCAAAAAGGGGAAACACTCTACGACACAGTACGGACCTTGGAAGCGATCGGGGTTGAAACGGTCGTCATCCGACATACACTCGAGCGCTACTTTGATGGGTTGGAGGGTATGAAGGTAAAGGTGATCAACGGAGGCGACGGCTGCGGGAATCACCCAACTCAATGCTTATTGGATCTTTTAACCATACGTCAGGAATTTGGTGGATTTGAAAACCTGCAAGTGGCGATCATTGGAGACATTGCACACAGCCGGGTTGCACGGTCAAATGCCGAGGCGCTGAAGAAATTGGGAGCCAAAGTTGTCTTCTCAGGACCCCGTGAATGGTTCCCGCCTGAATATCAGAACAAGTATATGACGGTGGATGAAAGTGTGGCGACCTCTGACGCCGTGATGCTTTTAAGAATCCAGCATGAACGCCACGGCAGCACTTCAAACCTCACGAAAGAAGAATATCACCAGAGCTTTGGACTGACGGTAAGCAGAATAGAAAGAATGAAAGAAAACAGCATCATCCTTCATCCGGCACCTGTCAATCGCGGGGTCGAAATTGCAGATTCATTGGTGGAATGCGATAAATCAAGAATCTTCAAGCAGATGGAAAACGGAGTATTTGTGAGGATGGCTGTCTTGAAAAGGGCTCTGGATAACAACTAATAGGGGGAATGACAAATGAACTGGTTAATCCGAAATGCAAGTATCATAAAAGAGAACGGTGAACTTGAGAAAATTGATATAAAGCTCCAAGGAAATAAAATCTCCGCAATGGGTGCAAAGCTTGACAGCAGCGAACATCAAGAATTCCAAGCGGAAGGTTTGTTGATCTCCCCGGGGTTCGTCGACCTGCATGTTCATTTGAGAGAACCTGGCGGCGAACATAAAGAAACGATAAAAACGGGAACGAGAGCGGCGGCAAGGGGAGGGTTCACGACAATTGCAGCAATGCCGAATACGAGGCCTGTACCCGATTCAGAAGAAACATTGAGATCCCTGAATGAGAGGATCGCAGAAACAGCCAGCATCCGGGTCTTGCCCTACGCAGCGATTACTGAACGGCAGACAGGTAAGAAGTTGAATGACTTATCATCCTTAAAAGGAAATGGGGCATTTGCTTTTACGGATGACGGTGTAGGGGTTCAATCGGCAGGGATAAT encodes:
- a CDS encoding aspartate carbamoyltransferase catalytic subunit — encoded protein: MKNLLTMNELTKEEIIDILDQAERFKEGESWDKGSDKYVANLFFEASTRTKCSFEMAERKLGLQVIPFEAHTSSVQKGETLYDTVRTLEAIGVETVVIRHTLERYFDGLEGMKVKVINGGDGCGNHPTQCLLDLLTIRQEFGGFENLQVAIIGDIAHSRVARSNAEALKKLGAKVVFSGPREWFPPEYQNKYMTVDESVATSDAVMLLRIQHERHGSTSNLTKEEYHQSFGLTVSRIERMKENSIILHPAPVNRGVEIADSLVECDKSRIFKQMENGVFVRMAVLKRALDNN